A segment of the Myripristis murdjan chromosome 20, fMyrMur1.1, whole genome shotgun sequence genome:
TTACCCCTTGTAGATTTTTACATGGAATATTTCAAAGCATGTTACTGAAAAAATAGCCAATAAATGCATTTGTGCTCTTGGTAAATGTGCATTTTCGCCATGTGCATATTACCAGACAACTACACTGTGTCTAAATACACTCTTAAGTACACTGAAATGGTGTTTAGTGTGAGGCACGACCTTATAACAATGTAATTAATGTAATGAAGACAAGATAAAGTTCCTCACCTTCGTATAACTCCCAGCAGAAGGCTCGACATGTCGGGTGGAAACAAAGCTGGCTGATGAGGAGAGCAGGTCTAGAGGAGCAGGCACATGGAGCTGAGGAGCTGAACACAAGAGCTGCGGCTACAGCTGCTCACTGCTCATATCTGAGAGCCGCGCACCGAGGGGACCTTGCACTTTGCAACACGTGTACATGTACAGAGATACACCTTGACGACACCGGTAAACACGACGGCGCCCGGctccgctctctctcacacacgcacacacacgcacacacacgctttcCCTGAGCGGCCAGCACAAAGCCGCGGCACTACTTCTTCTGTCGCCTTTCCAAGTTGACAGAGTTTAAAGTTGAACCCCGGCGGAGCGCCTCTCCCGCATTAACACCGAGGAGCCGCTGCCCATTAGCTGCtaaactgtgtgtgtcctgctgttcTTCTGGTCCATTGACcggcctctctctcttacacacacgcacacacacacaatcctgttTTCCTCTACAAACCCAAACTAGCCGCCCCTTCTGGCTGATGTAAGATCCCAAACCACACGACGGATCACACCCGGAAGTGCACAAGTGAGGATGTGGAAATGGGTAGctggcagtttgtgtgtgtgcgcgcgcgcgcgcgcgtgtgtgtgtgtatgtgtgtgttgtagggtACCTTGCTTGAACTGTCAACACCCTGCTCATTGTAGCTGTCAGGTGAAATGCATACAACAGTGTACCACCATTTTTGTTGACATAACCCTGTTAAAGCGGGATGTACATAACGCAGCTTCGGTGCCATGAAGTTGCAGGTTTGCAGGTGAAACTTGACGGGACATCCCAGATGATGATTTTTACTGGGCGGTTCGACACCAGGCACCTCCAACACGAAGCTGCACGGCGGTGAAGTTGCATTCATGTGCAACAGCAGCGTTATACAGCGTTATAACGTGACTCCCCAGCCACCAGTGCATGATGGGCCTGCTGCTCTGGAGGGTGATCAGCTTGACTTTCATCAGATTTGGTCACCTTGACAAACATGAGTGGAAACCCAGACCTAAAGGCTTGCTGGAGGCCAGTGCTCAAAACCCAGAAGAGCTGGACTGTGCAACTTTAAGAGCTACAAATACACAAAGCTGTTCCAAAATGTCTGGCAAAGTTATATATCGACACCGTCCTGTGAAAACTTTGAACCCCCTGTTTTCTGATTTTCATGTTTAAGCTTAATTTGAGTATTTACATGCTCCTGTGTAGAGACAAGATTGTtttccttagtttctgaaaagttgatattatgGAGATgggaggttttggttggacagcagcaatgtgttgctgtgttggaGGTTCATAGCAGATGGCAGTGTGTGGCTGACTGTAGCTTATTGCAAAATGAATCCAAATGATGAGACCATACAGGTTTACTTCATATTTACATCCACACCCTTTCTTTTTCAAAGgtctttttaaatcttttttttttttttttttttttgcatatttagctGTTATCATTCACTCAAAATAGTGAGCGATATTTAGAAATGGTAACCTGTTCTCTGCGTGCATTTTAATTGATTGCTGCACACttggcaagtttttttttttttttttttttttttttttttggctgtacCTGACATAACTTCTGGATAGTGAAGTTtgcaaaattgtgtgtgtgacgttgcctagtgcagctttactGTTCATTCATGAATATCATGGGAGAGTATGTGTACTAATGCATTAACACTCACGTGCCACTTGTGAGTGTCACTCATTGTGACTATCAAACATGAGCCAGCCCTATTTCCTGCGgacatttctgtctgtctctaaatGTAAAGAGAGCAATTTGGTGTGTCTGAATCTGGTTTGGGTTTCCTGTTTATGTTTCTGCTCTGGAaagtgagtacacacacacatacacacacacacacacacacacacacacacacacacacacacacacacacacacacacacacacacacacacacatactgtaacaGTGAGGGGAAAATAAAAGTTTGGAGCTTGGAGAGCAAGAGATAAACTAGTCTGACATATATAATAAGACTTCACTCCTTATGTCTTAGGTTGTGATCTCTAATATGGTCTTTAGTGTCATCAGCCAGTCATACAGGCTCCTCATGCATgtgggtaacacacacacacacacacacacacattgtgaaGGGATGCATACAGTCTACCTGCTCTCAACAGCAGCCCACTGTTATGAAAGGGAACACTCCGAAATGCTGCCattaggaaagaaaaaaaatcccacagtgGGAAGTCATGACCTCCATAATTATTTAACTGTGAGGCTGCAAGGAGTCCAAGCTGCAGTCGTGTTATTTGACATCTGGTGTAGCTGGAAGGGACTGGCCTACAGAACTCTGTTTGCCTTTTAAAGGTCACAAAAGCTGATAGTCCATCTGCAGCTATCTGACGTCAAGTGTCACACTGTCACAGTGGCTCACCTCTGCTTTTGAGAGGCCAATGGCCAGGATCAAGCACGCAGCACTAACAGTACACAGGAGGTGGCTCAACCCAACAGGCTGACAGGACACATGTTCACTCCTCCAAACTGCACTGTAAAGCCTTGAGACCTAGCATGTAAAACATTAAACACCAACAACTAACAGTATGTTGAAAGAGCACTTTGCAAAATCACTATTTAAAAACAGGATTATAAAGTcagaaaagcaataaaacacatGTATTCAACAGTTCAGACCCTAAATACTGAATTCAGAATCATTATTTAATTGTCTATGTTGTAAATCAAGCAGCTAAACTGTAACATGCTATATACTGACTTTCTTGACTGATGCAATTTTACAGATTTGGATTTACAGTTTTCCAGAAAATAGATGTAATTTAgatctgtatttttatatacaagaaaatgcaagaaatgcaACATTGTTTCCACTGGATATACATTTGATCTAAAATGCAGCAGTAAGAAAAATCCAACAAGTTATTTGCACATAAGTCATAACCCTAATATTTGTGCAGAAGTCCAAACGGTACATGCATTCAACTCTCTTTTGTTATGTTAAATAATTGCATTTAATCAAACGGAGCTCTGTATCTTCTAAATTTAACCCGCTGCTGATGTAACTGAAATCTATAGGAATAAGTATTTCAGGATTTCCATCAATGTTGGcgtttctctcctcctgtgttCTGCTCAGAGACGTAACCTTTGTCCCGAGTACTTCTCAACAGCCACCCTGAAATGAATAACACCAGTTTTAATCAGTCactcaatcaaatcaaagaatCAATAACTAATGGGTTTCACATGGCAAACACTTTGAAATACAACCTTTGAACCTTGACCCATCATGCCTGGGGTTTTACTGTATTTCCCTGATACAACACACtccattatcacacacacaaaccagacaCTGAGTAAAGTTCAAGCTTATTTATCACCATCATTTTGTGCTCTGTTAATATAAAGGCACATGCACTGTTTTGAGATTTGAGACTTTGTGAAGTGACCAAAGAACTATtgagaaagactgaaaaaaagctAACAGTGAGtgatcaaatatttaaaatgtcactcagtaacaatgattTAATTTATATTTGTGTCAGTTTATGTGATGTTATGAATCAGGCCCCAAATAATGACATTATCATGGTAATGTCATCATGGTAGCATTTGAACTCAAACACTGTACGCACACTCTGTTTACAATGGGTGGCCCTAAGGTCCTTTTTGTCCACTCAGGAGCCTGTATTTGTTTTAGGCCGTAACCTGCCTGGGTCAACCTAGGCTCTTTCCACATAACTCCTGACGCAAGGGCCCCTGGGACGCTGTACGACAACCATGTTGCAATTTTGGACACACTTTGGCCTTAGCATTGTGGGGTATCCAatcagtgttagtgtgtgaCTATTTTATCATTGAGGACAGTGATGATATCAGTGATGATTCAAAAACTGTCTGCCAGTCATTTTTGGCCTTGATccttctttctgtgtctctaGAGGAGGAAACAAACGGCAGGGGACTCATGAAAAAGACACTTAActggagcaaaacacacactgattgcTCCAgttacaataaaacaacagaccaATGATTATTTTGCTAACCTTGCTAACTTTAAAGTGCATAACGCACTGTGCATAATGCCGTAAAAgagacctgtctgtctcttttatgGCAGATTCTTCTGCTTTATATGTATGAGAGGAAGCCAGATATTAATATTTGATGATACTGTGTATTGGTGTTCTGCAGGGAAGCTGCTGTCACATTGGCTAGCACTGTCTCTAAGTCATCAGAGGCTAAACACTGCACCTAGATTTAGGGCTTTAGGTTGGTTTTAGGTGTCTTATAAGTGGTAAAGGTATAGGCTCTTTTTGTGTTGTGTCTAGGACCTAAATCTCCAGCTTCAGGTTGCTAATCAGGGTGTCCCATTCTGCTTGTCTTgccattattttttatatttcaaataaattgtGAAGAAAGAGCTGAACTGAATTGTAAATCCTTtaatgtgtgtggtggtgttatAAACTTACATAAACATGTGATATGGGCAAAAAGCACCCACCAAATGGCATGCATAGCCTATATAAAGAGCTTTATCTAGTGTGATGTAACAGAGGTTTGGGAGCTGTGTCCACCAGGAGCAGCAGCGACATCTAATGGACACAGTCAGAACTGCAGCAACTTAATGCAAATACCTTATAAAATGTATTGCATATTTTCCATCAAGGGAGATCAAAGTTTTCAGGGACTCtaatttttgcatatttgacCACGGACCTCTGTGTGATGAGAGTCTCTATTAAAAGATCCCCATGTGAGGAAATGTTTGTTGCAAACTTTATAGTTATAAAATAAGTTATGAAATAGTTGCACAACAGTAAACATTTAAGTTAGAGATAACAAACAGACATTGTTACACATCCTATTGTTGGgctaataataacagtaatattgATAATAACCATTTCTCATTTCCTTGAGCTATACATGACCCCTTGAGGTCCCCGGACCTCACTTTGTGAACCCTAGCCCCACATAACCCAGCAGAGTTACGttgactgattttttaaatgtttttattcttaaatAAGACATCATGGAAGCTGGTTTTATTTACAAAGTTTTCAACGTGGAGATGATAATAAAAATGGCAATGATGCATATAGTTTTAGGCTAACACTCTGGAGGAAGTTTGTCTCGTTTCCCATCAGCCAGCTATTATCACGTTAAcccataaaaaaagaaaactattaaaaaacTACAAATCCCACAATGCATGCGAGCTCTGTCGCAGCCAACCTGGAAAGTCCGCCTGCCTAAAtacttcactttcattttcactctttGTGCTGAGTAACTGTGAGCGTCTTTCCTCGTCTTGCATTGCCCAGGCTCGTATTTACCACCTAAAATACTTTCCTTCTCAAATTGCTGCCGAAGATAAAGTTTGTTTATTAACTTGAACCAAATCTCTTCTCATCCGCAGAGGCGAACATGGCTTCTATGGATATTCGCCCCGAGTCGAAGAAGCAGGTGAGCACGTCCGTCTGGTGGCGTGATCTCCGGGGGAAACAACTTAAAAAACAGGCATTTTAGCTCGCCTGACTCATCCCTGTTGTGAGTGTTGGTGTTTGGCACAGCCGAGGTGATGCAGTGGTGTGAGAAAAGCCAGGAGGGGTCATATCAGGTGACCAGGTAGTGCAAGCAGCCCTGGTAATGAGGCAGTGGGCTGGAGAAAGGCCTGTGATTAGTTGTGTGAATGAGCGCTGGCCTCACTGAACATCACCCATTTGCAGTGATTGTACACTAGAAGAATAGGAAAATGATCCAAACACAACTCCATGAGagattttgtaattatttttttttttctctctccaggtgGATGACTTCTGCCAGCAGCTCACCAAAGAGGTAATTTCCTCAGTAATTACAGAGCTTTATGAGCTGCTACCTGAATTTTAAGTCAGACAAATATGatcagagctgtgtgtgcactttgggtaatgtaatatttttattttcttttaacagGCCGAATCCCTGGTTTCGACGTTTTTCCCACAGAAGATTGCAGAGCTGGAGATGCTGTTGAAGGTATCAGACTGCTTAATAAACCAAACTGGGGTCCCGGGACGTCCCGCGGGGGTCTGGGGCAAAATAAGGAGTAGTTACATGTTTATCTCCCCACCAGCAGAATTGCTTTCCCTTTGTTTCCACAGATttataatgcacatatttggatatttatttctttttctatttcttataatttcacttatgcttataatatAGTCTTCTCTTGGGAATTTAAGCAACTTTAACTggcccaatttcccctcaggggtcaaaaaaatgtttctgattgTGATCCTGACTATGTGCTGCAAAAATCCTCTCCGATGGGGTTCATTCAAGCAGAATCTGATCAAACTGTGGTCTGCAGTCAGATACACAAATATTTGGAAGTTCTTGACATGCAAAGTTTTGGAAACCCCTTGTTAATATGTCTTCTTCCAGtgtctctttatttttaatgttgcttCCCAGCCCCCAATCTAATCCCAACCCTCAATAATGTGTTGTCAAAAATGCCTCGGCCACGACCGGGAGAAGCTCTCTCACCCCCTGACAAGGTGACTTTTCAGAAacatcacacactgatgaaCTTGTTATTTGCTGTCAGAGTTCTCTCAGCGTCGACAGCCTGGAATCCCTGAGGGCTCCGCTGGACATCCCGATACCAGACCCGGCTAAAGAGGAGGCCAAACgcaagaagaaagaggaggtaGGTCCCTCTGTCCAACAGGTTAATCCCACACAGCATGAAATCAGGCTGTGGTTTTGGCACTGTCCTGTCACTGTAGTGAAATGTATTATATTGAGGAGTCTCACTTAAGCATTTCATTTTCCCAACCGTGGGGTGTTTGTGTCGCATGAAGCCTCTCAAACACGCTACTCAGCCAAGAGTTTATATTTGgtgtttgatttaatttcaagGCAGACCACTGCCTGCAACAGAGTCCTTGTTACCGTGGCAACCATTCactgcacaatttttttttaagacccTTTAACAATTTGGCAGCATTTATTTTGGatcatctttttaaaaattgacTGATTTACCTcaagctgctgtgttttacaCGTTAATTTGACATCAGATCATATCCTGGTTAATTcctattccttttttttttttttttgctaaatctTTTTATCCTTGAGCAGTGATCACAAACAAGTGGCACCTGGCTAGACAGCTGAGAGAAAAGGCTTTGAGAGAAAACAATAGGCTTGGCAGAAAGTATTTATTAACAGTGTCTGCTAGCAGCCTTGAATCCCCTTAAACACAAAACATCCTTTTTTAAGTACTGTCTtgaaatattcagtgttatCTGCTGTCACTTGATATATAATGAACAGAACCATGCAGGGGCTCTCTGATCGCCTCCCAAACTGTAAGGAAAAGGTGGCAAAAAAGCCAAGGTGACCATCAGAAAAAGGCTTTGTAACTATTAATCATGCCCCTAGTTTATTCAGGTACATGGTTTTGACAGTGTTTGTCACATGACCTACAGGGTTTTCGAGAGGCATCGGTTGTAGTGTTGCCAGTGTTGTGGGTTTTGGGAGAATTATCAGAGATCACAGAGCAACTCATGGGAACAAACTTGAGGCTATTGGAGTGCATTCAGAAGCAGCCACTACTGGAACTAGGTTAAAATTATTCTCCAAAGAAAATATGCAGTGCACAGAGAACATTTGACATCTTCATTTAGGCAgccaggggaaaaaacacaactctTGCGTAGGCTGTCTAAGAGATTAATAGGCAATGAAAAAGTCTTTGACCCAATGCCTCCTGTCCTTATGTTGCAGCGAGAGGCaaaggaggggaagaaagacAAGGACAGCGATAAAGAAGATGAAGACGCAGGTAAATGAAAAGACACAGACAATGACGACTGAGAAAGAAACCCACTGGTTGAATGTGAAAGGAATCACGTTATTACAGCCCAGGCTGTGGTTATGAAAACACAGTCCCTCCATTCATTCAGACAAGGACATCCCTGTTTATGGGAGTCCCATGTGACTGCCGTTTCCTTTAAAAGAACATGGTGTCTGGGGGGTGACGGGGGCAGGTTCATCTCTGGAGTTAATCAGATATTATGCAGAGTTTCAGTTACTGTTATAACATTAAAGCCTCAACTTCTTGCAGTTATTCTAGAGACGTGTGAATAGTTTAAATTGAGGACTCAAACTAGAACTTAAAGAGGAAGCAAAGCCTGCCTCGGCATGGCTGGTGGATTGGTTGCACATGGTTTTAAGAGCACATTAAGTATGGCTTCAGGTTTTTAAACCACAGAAATACCATGGTTAGCAACAAAATAACTACCATATCATGGCTACCAAGGAAATTAGGACAGATTCATAAAGGAAATCACTTTTGTCTCCATAATTGCAGCAAAGAATGCCCTTTGGAGTGTTATTACTCCATGAATCAGTGTTAAAGgtgttgttggtttgtttgatCCTCCAGGGCCTCCCTGTGGTCCCATCTGCTGCAATGAGCGCGTGGAGAGTCTGCTGCAGGAGGTGAAGCCGGAGATCCAGACTCTGAAGGAGAAACTCAAcacggtcagtcagtcagtcaaagtCAGTTCAGTCCTCTTTGCTGGTGCATCCTCTCTTTGTCCAAGTGCATGACGTGTGTGAGGAATCTGCCGTGGTGGAACATGATTGGTGTAAGAAGATGCATGGTCAGATAGAAGCTCACATGCCACATGGATAAGGATGGGAAATGTTAATCTCCAGCCATTGCTGATTGTATGTACAGGTGCATTAAAATGGGGCTTAGTCCCCTAACTTGATAGAATTTAGCTGCACCGTTTAGATTAATTAAATATCATTTTGGTTACTATGATGATTGTCATACATGTGTTTCACTGTCTAGAATCTGACGCTGTCattaattcagattttttttttattcctaacAGGTGTCTATGTGGGTGCAACTCCAAATTCCTAAAATTGAAGATGGCAACAACTTTGGAGTGGCTGTACAGGTTAGTGACTGATGATAATCAGCAGGCGAGAATGCAGTGTTTCTTTGATAGCTTGAAAAGTTGTTCgtcattaatttaattattaatgtttaattaaGTAGTGTTGCTAAGGTGAAAAATCTCTTAGACGAGAATCATTCCCAATAACTTGTTCCATGCTGCTTTCTTGGCcagctgttttaaaatgtttccatGATTTGAAATGTTGGCCAATACAAATCGCTCATGAGAAACTGTCACGTTATAGAAAGATGAGCAGTCACTGTCCTGTTTGCTCCAGTCTGACTGAATCTTTGCCCATGTCCGACAGGAGAAAGTGTTTGAGCTGCTGACCAACACGCGCACCAAAATCGAGGGATTCCAAACTCAGATTTCAAAGTAAGAGCCCACACCAACAAAGTGAATTTAtggaacatttttttatgtgcacGATAATTAAGTGAAACATGTTGCTGCCCATGAATGATTCATGTACCACTTGGAGCATTCAGTAACAAGATGTACCATCTCTCCAAATTTCATCAGAATCAGACAGCTGGTGGAGCGGTTCAGGCTTTTAATCACAGCAAAGTTTTTTTCAACTAGTTTCATCAAAATTGCTCCAGTTGTCTCATAGATACCATGTTTGAATTAGAAATTTTGACCTTTAGTTGCCCACACATCAGAGTGTTTTTGCAAGAATAACTGGATTTTATCACAATCATAAATGgtgaataaatgtttttttgtttggttttctaGATACTACAGTGAGAGAGGTGACGCTGTGGCCAAGGCGGCCAAACAGCCCCACGTGGTCAGTAACccatgccctctctctctttctctttctctgtgtatgtgtgtgtgtgcacaggtcACAAATCACATGTATGATGAAAGCAGATGTGTAATTGTGTGGCTGTGTACTTGATAGCATAATTATATTAAGACATGCAAGTGTAttgtgtgcacacactgcagaatACGTGTGCTACATGTGAGGGAAAAGAACAGCAAAAGTGAAAATTGTTGTTCTCCATCAGGAAATTGGCATATCCGTACTGTAGGCCTATATATGTGATATTTTAGATTTTGCATGCTGACTACCTCTACTGACTTGTGCTGCAGGGAGACTACAGACAGCTGGTTCATGAGCTGGACCAGTACCAATACTGTGAGCTTCGCCTTGTGGTCCTGGATATCCGCAACACATATGTAAGACACCTACTCAACTACTGAACTCATGCATTTATATCTGTATTCATATAATATGCTGTACTGCCGTGTTAATCTGATCATTGTTCACACCACATTagaaaacatgcataaaatTCAATATACCGTTTGGTGTATTGAGTAGCCAttaaatgcatgcattttgaaTCGAGTAATCCATTTTGTTGGTAAAATATTCTGTCGGTGTGCCAGCGGAAGGGATGATGGCTAAATGAAATCCATTCCGTCCTAATAGCAGGGTAATTAGACTAATTGCTGTGCCTGTGTTCTGATTGATTGACGCTCCGTCTCCTGTTCAGTAATCACTAtttgtctccctcctctccctatTGTGCTCCCGTGTTTGATGCTGTAATGAACAGGGCGGTACAGGTGATGATGAAAGGAGCTATTTGACACAATTATGGCTCTGTATCTggctcgctctctccctctctttctctttcttgtgtTGTATTCCTgcccctgcctgtctctcactcttttggtctccccctctctctctgcaggctgtGCTGTTTGACATCATTAACAAGAACTATGACAAGATTAAGAAGCCAAGAGGAGACTGCAAGGCTCTCATCTACTGAGGCCGACttctacacgcacacacacacacacacacagatctccaACAGATATGCTTTCAGCTGAGATACAACTAGTGTTGTGTGACACTCTTATTAAGTAACAATACACCTGCTCTTGTCAAAGTTTtcgttttctttttcactttgcagTACGACTGTTAACATTTTTGGTCAAATTACAAATAAAGCAGTGTGATTATCGTAAGACATGCCTGTACACTCTTTCTGTTCAAATGGGATTTTTTAAGTCTGGTTTGAGCAATAGCAATTACTTTGTCCCCATTATTTTACTACAAATGAAAGCGACCCTGCAAACTAAACTCAAGATATGAGTGGTCCACAAGAATAATAAACTGGGGCTGAATACTCCACTGatgtcagagacagaaaaagaactGTGCAATGGGGAAAAAGTCAGTGGGAATTACTCATCAGCCACACACAGGTCTTAGTCAACAAAGACCTTTGCAATCAGTTACTGGAGACTATTACAAATAATGAAACCTGACCTCTAATTTATGCACTTACCATCTGCACTCCTATCCAAATGGATGATAAATGAGTAGTCATTCCAAGAACGCCCCCCTGCTCTTTACAAAACTCTCAAAACCGCCAAAATACCTCAAAGTCCAACAATTTAGCAATTGTGTTCATGCTGAAAATGTCTCTCTGGGCATGTAAAGGTTGAGAAGAGTCTTCTTTAGTATCATCAAGGACGcatgcaggcatacacacacatcaagaccTTTGACTGGCATATAAATGCACAGTTGGCTTCCTCATTGCTATCGATTATTGTAATTTGTAACTGGCATACACATCTCAACCAACGTAACTTAGTT
Coding sequences within it:
- the psme1 gene encoding proteasome activator complex subunit 1, which produces MASMDIRPESKKQVDDFCQQLTKEAESLVSTFFPQKIAELEMLLKSSLSVDSLESLRAPLDIPIPDPAKEEAKRKKKEEREAKEGKKDKDSDKEDEDAGPPCGPICCNERVESLLQEVKPEIQTLKEKLNTVSMWVQLQIPKIEDGNNFGVAVQEKVFELLTNTRTKIEGFQTQISKYYSERGDAVAKAAKQPHVGDYRQLVHELDQYQYCELRLVVLDIRNTYAVLFDIINKNYDKIKKPRGDCKALIY